DNA sequence from the Chiloscyllium punctatum isolate Juve2018m chromosome 47, sChiPun1.3, whole genome shotgun sequence genome:
gggtgtgagtgtgtggggggggtgtgagtgtaggggtgtgagtgtagggggtgtgagtgtgtggggggtgtgtgtgtgtgtgggggggtgagtgtgggtgtgtgtgtgggggggggtgagtgtgggtgagtgtagggggtgtgagtgtgtggggacgATCAGTGATGTCAGCCCCCCCTTTCCCTCTTTAATCAGATATCGTGTTGAGATGTATTTATGAAAGGTCACCTTTTACAAAAGGCAGAGACAGATAAAGACAATAATCATTTTATTTCTCAGTAATTTCAAACATTGGTCTAAAATGTAAAAGAACAGCTTCTGAAACGAGGGACAACGGAAGGGATTGCAACTCTTTGAAAACCGGGGACTCACTAGGAGTTGTGTTTGCACTGCTATTTGGTAAGCagtgattggggggggggggatggggaagggTAGATAAGAGGGGAAGTTTGTAAGGCAACAGGGTAGCTTATAGTTCAACATTTGGTCCAAATCGATACTAACTTGCCAGCCAGCCAATCAGCACCTTCCTCTCCCTTGCTGTTAGCGTCCGAAACATGGCATTCTTGCGTTTGGTCCTGACGAGGGCCCCCGATTAAAAGGAGGTCGAGAAAAATATCCGCCAGGGGTGACCTGGATCCGGAGTGACGCCCGAGACTCAGCGGGAGAAGAGTTTTCCCCAGCGTTTACGGCTCCCCCTTCGCCGACACCGAAGGGCGGGGTTTTGATGAAGGTTCGGCTGCCTTGGCCTAGCCGGGGGGGGGGCTCGCTCAAACCGGCACGGCCGCGTCGGAGTCCGGCCTGGGCGGCGTGCCAACCCCTGGCTAGTCGCCCTCACGATCCCGGAGCTTCCTCTGGCGAAACCGGAATTCCACCTCGGCCAGCCGGTGTTCCAGGGCGGCGACCTTGCCCTCCAGGTGGTGCTGGTCCGCGGCCTGGCACCCGCCCGCGAAGGGGAGGGGCAGTCGGCCCAGCAGGAGGTAGAGCACCACCAGGCCCAGCAGCAGGGCGTTCCTCCTCCCCTCGTCCTCGCAGGTGACCGCCGCGTAGCCAGCGGCCAGGAAGAAGAGGGCCAGCTTGACCAGCCAGAGCAGCCTCCCGGTCAGGTAGGCCAACAGCCGCAGGGCAGCCGAGAGCGCCAGGTAGACCAGCAGGGCGGCCAGACCCCAGCACAGAGCTCGCCGGAGCGTCTCCCGGTCGGTCCCCAGCTCCTCAcctacagggggggggggggggggggggggggggggaggcagagAAGATGCAAAGCCATGACCACCAGGCAGAAGGGCCTTGGCGGGGGAACCTTGGCCGAGTTGATAACCAGGGCGGGCGCAGGGGGAAGGGGGTCAGCCGCTCGGACAGTCTCAGAGGAGCAGCAAGAGTCCATGGTTTacagcatgagctcttcatcaggaatgttccagatccttatcccagtcccaaccatcaaatccaccctaacctgcacatccctgggacactatgggacaatttcccatggccaatcccaccctaacctgcacatccctgggacactatgggacaatttcccatggccaatcccaccctaacctacacatccctgggacactatgggacaatttcccatggccaatcccaccctaacctgcacatccctggacactgtgggacaattccccatggccaatcccaccctaacctgcacatccctgggcactatgggacaattccccatggccaatcccaccctaacctgcacatccctgggcactatgggacaatttcccatggtcactcccaccctaacctgcacatccctgggcactatgggacaatttcccattgccaatcccaccctaacctgcacatccctggacactgtgggacaattccccatggccaatcccaccctaacctgcacatccctgg
Encoded proteins:
- the tmem109 gene encoding voltage-gated monoatomic cation channel TMEM109, with translation MVARPGIPVLLLLLLRLRWSGAQPHRDSANNVFREAAAALRGMLPEPVRETLLQYWHVAVDSANVIVSVLAELCSDLLDALGIEGEELGTDRETLRRALCWGLAALLVYLALSAALRLLAYLTGRLLWLVKLALFFLAAGYAAVTCEDEGRRNALLLGLVVLYLLLGRLPLPFAGGCQAADQHHLEGKVAALEHRLAEVEFRFRQRKLRDREGD